Genomic window (Prevotella melaninogenica ATCC 25845):
ATAGGCAGTGCCTATTTCCTAAGCGATGGAAAGGTCTACCAGAGTACTACCTTTAGCGACCTTATCCACGAGGAGTTAGGTCGTCCTTGGTGGATTCGCATCACAGCTCCAATATGGGTATTACGTGTTGTCACGTTCTTTGGCGACCTTATCGGACATGCGACAGGTAAGATTTCGGCTTTAAACAACGACAAATACCAGATTCTAAAGCAGCGTAACTGGCGTTGTAACATCCGTCCTGCGATTGAAGAGTTAGGCTATAAGCCTGAGTACGACCTCAAACGAGGCGTAAAAGAGACAATTGAATGGTATAAAAAAGAAGGCTGGCTGTAATTTAGCTAATTATTATTAGCCTTATTGGCCCAATTAGGCTAGTAAGGCTAATAGGCCTAATAAGCCCAATAACAACAAACAATGAAACAATTCATCATAGACTTATTTAAATTAGAAAAGAAGCCCGTAAAGGGACTTATGGCATACGAATGGGTGGTAATGGCTTACTTGGTGTTGACACTCATCGTCATCTTCTTTATGTACACCACTATTAACAACCCACAGGCAATGATATTCGGGCGTCTACGCATCGTTGCTTTGACAGCTGCTATGTGGGTGGTTTATCGCTTAGCTCCCTGTAGAGCGACTCGTTTCCTACGTGTTGGCGTACAGTTAGGACTGCTTGCATGGTGGTATCCTGACACCTTTGAAATCAATAGACACCTGCCCAACCTCGACCATCTCTTTGCGCAATGGGAGCAAGACCTCTTTGGTTGTCAGCCAGCATTGCTCTTTTCAAAGGCTTTGCCAGGTCCTATCTTCAGCGAGTTGTTCGACATGGGCTATGCTGCCTACTATCCAATGATAGCCGCAACGGCTGTTTATTACTTCGGCTGGTACTATAAGGAGTTTAATAGAGCTACCTTTATCATCCTCTCTTCCTTCTTTATTTATTACGTCATCTTCATCTTCGTGCCTGTAACAGGACCTACCTTCTATTATAAGGCGATTGGTTTACAGAACGTGACAGCGGGTATCTTCCCTAATGTTCACGACTATTTCAACCATCATCAGGACTGTTTACCAAGCCCAGGATATACTGATGGCATCTTCTATCACCTTGTTGAGAGTGCGAAGGAAGCTGGCGAACGTCCTACTGCAGCCTTCCCAAGCTCACACGTTGGCGTCAGTACTATCTGTATGTTACTCCTTTGGCACGATCGCAACTATAAACTTTTAGCTATCCTTGCACCTTTCTATCTTCTGCTTTGCTGTGCCACAGTTTATATTCAAGCGCATTACCTCATTGACGCCATCGCTGGTTTCATCACTGCAGTTATCCTCTTCGCCATCCTCCTACGCATATCACGTAAGATGATAACGGAGTAATGTGACACTTTGAATAAGAAATAAGACTATAATAAAGCCAATAAAAGGAGTCAAGTCAATAGTTTCTTCGTATAAGAAAAGTATGTAATACGATAAAAACTATTGACTTGACTCCTTTAATTTTATGCCTCCTCTGATTCTTAAAACATCATTTTCCGTTGAAACCACTTGGCAAACACAGGGTCAGTAATAGACAACTCCGTCCCACGTTTTTCTATCAAGTCACG
Coding sequences:
- a CDS encoding phosphatase PAP2 family protein, whose protein sequence is MKQFIIDLFKLEKKPVKGLMAYEWVVMAYLVLTLIVIFFMYTTINNPQAMIFGRLRIVALTAAMWVVYRLAPCRATRFLRVGVQLGLLAWWYPDTFEINRHLPNLDHLFAQWEQDLFGCQPALLFSKALPGPIFSELFDMGYAAYYPMIAATAVYYFGWYYKEFNRATFIILSSFFIYYVIFIFVPVTGPTFYYKAIGLQNVTAGIFPNVHDYFNHHQDCLPSPGYTDGIFYHLVESAKEAGERPTAAFPSSHVGVSTICMLLLWHDRNYKLLAILAPFYLLLCCATVYIQAHYLIDAIAGFITAVILFAILLRISRKMITE